Proteins encoded together in one Lepisosteus oculatus isolate fLepOcu1 chromosome 2, fLepOcu1.hap2, whole genome shotgun sequence window:
- the LOC102688695 gene encoding phytanoyl-CoA hydroxylase-interacting protein produces the protein MELLSTPHNIQITEVTCDSFKIAWEMHPKDAGKVTHYFIDLSRKEAKDPNRFKHRDVPTKLVAKAVSLPLTVRGHWFLSPRTEYCVAVQTAVRQSDSGDYMVSEWSEVVEFCTGDYAIDHLQQLLEKAKCVSGRMLRFSMFYRNQHTDYFHYVRLQCGGAMLPTLKDSSGSHGSPINGTLRGVFFSCNTEFDTGLPPSDSPYGPLRFQVPAGQLLHPSTRLYFADFYCMYTPYHYVVLVMAPSGSEGDSFCRGRLPELDTASNPFLTFQSPQQEGGEPTFWHAHDVILEVLYTEPVPLEQGILEEISGHQLMSLSTANAKKDPSCKVCNISVGR, from the exons ATGGAGCTGCTCTCCACACCCCATAATATCCAGATCACCGAGGTGACATGTGACTCCTTCAAGATTGCCTGGGAGATGCACCCCAAGGATGCTGGGAAAGTGACACACTACTTCATTGACCTCAGCCGTAAAGAGGCCAAGGATCCCAATCGCTTCAAACATCGG GATGTCCCGACGAAGCTGGTGGCAAAAGCAGTGTCCCTCCCCCTGACAGTGCGTGGTCACTGGTTCCTGAGCCCGCGGACAGAGTACTGTGTGGCGGTGCAGACAGCGGTCCGCCAGTCCGACAGCGGGGACTATATGGTGTCAGAGTGGAGTGAGGTGGTGGAATTCTGCACTGGTG ATTACGCTATAGATCACCTGCAACAGCTCCTGGAGAAAGCAAAGTGTGTGTCTGGACGCATGCTGAGGTTCTCCATGTTCTACAGGAACCAGCACACCGACTACTTCCACTACGTCAG GCTACAGTGTGGTGGCGCTATGCTGCCCACTCTGAAGGACAGTAGTGGCAGTCATGGCTCTCCCATCAACGGCACACTGAGGGGGGTGTTTTTCAGCTGTAACACAGAGTTCGACACTGGGCTGCCCCCCAGCGACTCGCCCTATGGCCCTctgcgcttccaggtcccagcAGGACAGCTTCTCCACCCTAGCACCCGCCTCTACTTTGCTgacttctactgtatgtacacccCCTACCACTATGTAGTGCTTGTGATGGCCCCTAGTGGTTCTGAGGGTGACAGCTTTTGCAGAGGTCGCCTGCCCGAGCTGGACACTGCCAGTAACCCATTCCTGACCTTTCAATCCCCACAGCAGGAAGGGGGGGAGCCCACCTTTTGGCATGCCCATGATGTTATCCTGGAAGTCCTGTATACCGAACCCGTACCCCTGGAACAGGGCATCTTGGAAGAGATAAGTGGGCACCAGCTAATGAGTCTGTCCACTGCCAATGCCAAGAAAGACCCCAGCTGCAAGGTGTGCAATATTAGCGTGGGCCGCTGA
- the LOC102689970 gene encoding protein phosphatase 1 regulatory subunit 3C-B-like isoform X2 gives MNCTKVLHVFGGHSVPQPVMPVDLAMRLCLSQSQPLCHLLGVTSLKPLRPCLNPRTSQQLDQHLCRPASPSPSERPATQSSGISGDGTTTKKKRVVFADSKGLSLTAVRFFSEKDEDVAFSELPLVQLRGLGKPVSVAKGEGASGKRWRLKLAFSQPSADYLDFKAQLQQNLVRLENCSVNERLLSGTVKQHYGGTDTDTFAFEILLPDDLDPRERLEFCVSYTPGGSRTTLWDNNHGRNFRILIFTNPEPVSLPRQHRRSFTPPPQRRSLWLNPEGKLSKLEPLGSPRAATTDFLFSQFQGWGRLESTSCYW, from the exons ATGAACTGCACGAA aGTCCTACATGTCTTTGGTGGCCATTCCGTTCCCCAACCAGTGATGCCTGTGGATCTGGCCATGCGTCTGTGTCTAAGTCAGTcccaaccactgtgccacctgctTGGGGTGACCTCTCTTAAACCCCTGCGGCCCTGCCTCAACCCCCGCACCTCTCAGCAACTGGACCAGCATTTGTGTCGGCCCGCTAGCCCGTCCCCCTCCGAGCGACCCGCCACGCAGAGCAGTGGCATCAGTGGTGACGGCACCACCACCAAAAAGAAGCGCGTGGTGTTTGCCGACTCCAAGGGTCTGTCGCTGACTGCCGTCCGTTTCTTCTCCGAGAAAGATGAGGACGTGGCCTTCTCCGAGCTGCCTCTGGTGCAGCTGCGAGGGCTGGGGAAGCCCGTGAGTGTAGCTAAAGGGGAAGGAGCCAGTGGCAAGAGGTGGCGGCTGAAGCTTGCCTTCTCCCAGCCCTCTGCAGACTACCTGGATTTCAAGGcccagctgcagcagaacctggtgCGCTTGGAGAACTGCTCGGTCAATGAGCGACTGCTCAGTGGCACGGTCAAG CAGCATTATGGTGGCACCGACACGGACACCTTTGCTTTTGAGATCCTGCTTCCTGATGACCTAGATCCCCGTGAACGTCTGGAGTTCTGTGTCTCCTATACTCCTGGGGGCTCCAGGACCACCCTCTGGGACAACAACCATGGCCGCAACTTCAGGATCCTCATCTTCACCAATCCTGAGCCAGTCTCCCTCCCCAGACAGCACAGGCGTTCCTTCACCCCTCCTCCCCAGCGCCGTAGCCTGTGGCTCAATCCTGAGGGCAAGCTGTCCAAGCTTGAGCCCCTGGGCAGCCCCCGTGCAGCCACTACTGATTTCTTATTCTCGCAGTTTCAGGGCTGGGGGAGATTAGAGAGCACATCCTGCTACTGGTGA
- the LOC102689970 gene encoding protein phosphatase 1 regulatory subunit 3C-B-like isoform X1 translates to MNCTKVLHVFGGHSVPQPVMPVDLAMRLCLSQSQPLCHLLGVTSLKPLRPCLNPRTSQQLDQHLCRPASPSPSERPATQSSGISGDGTTTKKKRVVFADSKGLSLTAVRFFSEKDEDVAFSELPLVQLRGLGKPVSVAKGEGASGKRWRLKLAFSQPSADYLDFKAQLQQNLVRLENCSVNERLLSGTVKVRNISFEKAVNIRITFDSWRSFCDVPCSYLQQHYGGTDTDTFAFEILLPDDLDPRERLEFCVSYTPGGSRTTLWDNNHGRNFRILIFTNPEPVSLPRQHRRSFTPPPQRRSLWLNPEGKLSKLEPLGSPRAATTDFLFSQFQGWGRLESTSCYW, encoded by the exons ATGAACTGCACGAA aGTCCTACATGTCTTTGGTGGCCATTCCGTTCCCCAACCAGTGATGCCTGTGGATCTGGCCATGCGTCTGTGTCTAAGTCAGTcccaaccactgtgccacctgctTGGGGTGACCTCTCTTAAACCCCTGCGGCCCTGCCTCAACCCCCGCACCTCTCAGCAACTGGACCAGCATTTGTGTCGGCCCGCTAGCCCGTCCCCCTCCGAGCGACCCGCCACGCAGAGCAGTGGCATCAGTGGTGACGGCACCACCACCAAAAAGAAGCGCGTGGTGTTTGCCGACTCCAAGGGTCTGTCGCTGACTGCCGTCCGTTTCTTCTCCGAGAAAGATGAGGACGTGGCCTTCTCCGAGCTGCCTCTGGTGCAGCTGCGAGGGCTGGGGAAGCCCGTGAGTGTAGCTAAAGGGGAAGGAGCCAGTGGCAAGAGGTGGCGGCTGAAGCTTGCCTTCTCCCAGCCCTCTGCAGACTACCTGGATTTCAAGGcccagctgcagcagaacctggtgCGCTTGGAGAACTGCTCGGTCAATGAGCGACTGCTCAGTGGCACGGTCAAGGTACGTAACATCAGCTTTGAGAAGGCTGTAAACATTCGCATCACCTTTGACTCCTGGCGCAGCTTCTGTGATGTCCCCTGCTCCTACCTGCAGCAGCATTATGGTGGCACCGACACGGACACCTTTGCTTTTGAGATCCTGCTTCCTGATGACCTAGATCCCCGTGAACGTCTGGAGTTCTGTGTCTCCTATACTCCTGGGGGCTCCAGGACCACCCTCTGGGACAACAACCATGGCCGCAACTTCAGGATCCTCATCTTCACCAATCCTGAGCCAGTCTCCCTCCCCAGACAGCACAGGCGTTCCTTCACCCCTCCTCCCCAGCGCCGTAGCCTGTGGCTCAATCCTGAGGGCAAGCTGTCCAAGCTTGAGCCCCTGGGCAGCCCCCGTGCAGCCACTACTGATTTCTTATTCTCGCAGTTTCAGGGCTGGGGGAGATTAGAGAGCACATCCTGCTACTGGTGA